The sequence below is a genomic window from Brevibacillus agri.
CCGCTTCTTGCGCGGTCGTGTGCAGGACCCATTTGCAGTGGGCGAACGTCATGTTCCGCATGAAATTGACGCGGTTTTTTTGATCGGCAGCGGTGTAAAAGGTGGAGGCGCTGATCGTGCCCGTCAAACAGCTCAGGCTGAAGCTCGCCATGGAAACGAGCTGGCTCGCCTGCACGACAATCGGCGCGGACGTATGTCCCTCCAGATCAAGCTGCTGCCGACAGTGGACATTGCTCAGGTTCACCAGCATCGGACGGCTGCCGTCGTAGGCTTCGTTCAGTTCGACTTCAAAGCGGTCGCATAGTACATTGGCGGCGTTCAGCCGTTCCAGGCCGCCCGTTACGGTAATGTCCGAGCGGGTGCGCGTCCGGCTGTCGCTGTAAAAATCGCTGATGGAAACCGAGCGGACGTAGCAGTTCGCCTCCCCGGCGAAGTAAAAATGGTCGGCGACCCCGTCCGTGCACCAGATGTTTTGCAGCAGCACGTAGTTGAGATAGCTGCCAGGCCCGTCGCCGCGAATGTAAAAGTCGGCGGAGTGCTCGTAGGCGTACGGGTCTTGCGGCACAGGATTTTCGCGCGCATTGGAGTCGATTTTCAGATTGGACACGACGAACGAATCAGCGTCCCCGCCCGCAGAGGTGATCGAAAACAGCCACCGCCAGTCTGCCGCAGTAGAATTGGCCTTTCGCTTCAAAACGGAAAAAGGACCGGCGCCCTGCATCACCAGGCTTTTGCCTTTTCCTAGCGTGACGGCCAGTTTCGTAGGTTCAATGACGTAGGTCCCGGGCGGTAAATACAACGGAAGTTGCTGCTGGACCGCGGCTGCCAGAGCGGCCGAAAGCGCTTGCGTATCATCGCTCACCCCGTCTCCCCTTGCGCCATACGTCTTCACATCAAGCATCATGCACCCATTCCCTCCATCTCGTCAAATCGACAACACAAGATTGTCTTTCTTTCATTTCATTCAAAAACGAAAAAATGTTGACAACCATTT
It includes:
- a CDS encoding glycosyl hydrolase family 28-related protein codes for the protein MMLDVKTYGARGDGVSDDTQALSAALAAAVQQQLPLYLPPGTYVIEPTKLAVTLGKGKSLVMQGAGPFSVLKRKANSTAADWRWLFSITSAGGDADSFVVSNLKIDSNARENPVPQDPYAYEHSADFYIRGDGPGSYLNYVLLQNIWCTDGVADHFYFAGEANCYVRSVSISDFYSDSRTRTRSDITVTGGLERLNAANVLCDRFEVELNEAYDGSRPMLVNLSNVHCRQQLDLEGHTSAPIVVQASQLVSMASFSLSCLTGTISASTFYTAADQKNRVNFMRNMTFAHCKWVLHTTAQEAARTVGSGLSVDYDNVGLVFDGCSFEAADTAAVIDGYALSVDPWDVPSERVITVRNCSFDTRLRQNLFLNRCGHVYLENNRYSGSNHVISLYGSGSYPLFLTVDGGDFSQVSGKMFYHKTADKITLSMKNVPVPISLTSGYSSDNSSYLPSVAMNERIVYASTPPSSSVKYGGIKGDTLRLITPVNGQPCEWIATTTNKTACTWLATKTAKS